In Gammaproteobacteria bacterium, one DNA window encodes the following:
- a CDS encoding PDZ domain-containing protein, translated as MLRKKRKTGSGRTRRIGAALWMTGLLMALTAPAVLEAQERNRGRGRGGPERGLIRLQGNLMSRGLLGIQLSMRSADTDAQGAEVQGVTSDGPADEAGLREGDIITSLDGHSLLEPLADPDLEERVDSDRSVPSQRLLFLARELEPGEQVVVEYLRDGTTASATVEPRSTWMRLGFDADRMEVVMDQARERAREASERAREVAEQMREQWDDYAWYPEGGSAIAVMGLRASHGISLVTLNPALGRYFDAESGALVTDVEEDNPLGLEAGDVIQAIDGRTIDSAGDVRRILRSYEEGEAMTLTIVRDGGEMQVSGSVEDQANLRRGGVMRGAPAGPVGRRISVRRTAPRRAVFWRTSNRVGRPWRGMSL; from the coding sequence ATGTTGAGGAAGAAGCGGAAGACGGGAAGCGGGCGAACCAGACGGATCGGCGCGGCACTCTGGATGACCGGACTGCTCATGGCGCTGACGGCGCCGGCGGTGCTGGAGGCGCAGGAGCGCAATCGTGGGCGGGGCCGGGGTGGCCCGGAGCGTGGTCTGATTCGCCTTCAGGGCAATCTGATGTCGCGCGGCCTGCTCGGGATCCAGTTGAGCATGCGCTCGGCGGACACGGACGCGCAGGGCGCCGAGGTGCAGGGGGTCACCAGCGACGGCCCGGCCGACGAGGCGGGGCTCCGGGAAGGCGACATCATCACCTCGCTCGACGGTCACAGCCTGCTCGAGCCCCTGGCCGACCCGGACCTGGAGGAGCGTGTCGATTCCGACCGGTCCGTGCCCAGTCAGCGGCTGCTGTTTCTGGCGCGCGAACTGGAGCCGGGCGAGCAGGTCGTGGTGGAATACCTGCGCGACGGCACGACGGCGTCGGCCACCGTCGAGCCTCGCTCGACCTGGATGCGGCTGGGGTTCGACGCGGACCGCATGGAGGTAGTGATGGATCAGGCCCGCGAGCGCGCCCGGGAGGCCAGCGAGCGGGCGCGCGAGGTGGCCGAGCAGATGCGCGAACAGTGGGACGACTATGCCTGGTACCCGGAGGGAGGCTCGGCGATTGCGGTGATGGGGCTGCGCGCTTCGCACGGCATCAGCCTGGTGACGCTGAACCCCGCACTGGGACGTTACTTCGACGCCGAGTCCGGCGCCTTGGTCACCGACGTGGAGGAAGACAACCCGCTGGGGCTTGAGGCCGGTGACGTGATTCAGGCCATCGACGGGCGCACCATAGACTCGGCCGGGGACGTGCGCCGCATCCTGCGCTCCTACGAAGAGGGCGAGGCCATGACGCTCACCATCGTGCGCGACGGCGGCGAGATGCAGGTGAGCGGCTCGGTGGAGGATCAGGCGAACCTGCGGCGAGGCGGGGTCATGCGCGGGGCGCCGGCCGGCCCCGTGGGCCGGAGGATTTCGGTCCGGCGCACGGCGCCTCGACGCGCGGTGTTCTGGCGGACGTCGAACCGCGTCGGGCGGCCGTGGAGGGGCATGAGCCTGTAA
- a CDS encoding pyrroloquinoline quinone-dependent dehydrogenase — protein MPGTSSRPRSTHCARPRPPLLPAVAVLFAAVLAGPSAAPELAAQQGTTGGNWLYYGGDAGSTKYAPLDQITADNVADLEVAWRWESRNFGDRPEFNYRVTPLAVDGTLYVTAGYRRAVVAIDGATGETLWMYRMDEGVRAETAPRANSGRGVAYWTDGQAERVLVITPAYHMVSLDAKTGRPDPAFGQEGVVDLRAEFGPREVDIDNDPLGSSSPPVIVGDVAVVGTALPSGSSPPKPDMPPGHVRGYDVRTGERLWIFHTIPQEGEFGNDTWLEGSWRYTGNAAVWTPFSADLERGYVYLPIEAPTGDYYGGHHPGDNLFSQSLVCLDARTGERVWHFQMVHHGIWDYDPPAPPILLDINVDGRTIPAVAQVTKQAFTYVFDRYTGEPVWPIEERPVAPSEVPGEWTAPTQPFPTRPAPFDRQGVSVDDLIDFTPELRAEALDMVSRLVIGPLYTPPSVIDLDDPNGTLGTLVLPGSLGGANWPGGSVDAETGILYVTSVTSPSVHGLINDPEISSMDYISGRAFRRVRGGGPQGLPLIKPPWGRITAIDLNTGDHVWMRPNGDTPDYVLEHPATAGVDIPPTGKPDRGGTMVTRTLLFAGEGGGMFAAFGSGGNKLRAHDKATGEIVHEFELPANQTGIPMTYLADGRQFIVVAVGDRGHAAELVALALPQ, from the coding sequence ATGCCCGGCACTTCGAGTCGCCCCCGGTCCACCCACTGCGCCCGTCCCCGTCCCCCCCTCCTGCCAGCCGTGGCGGTCTTGTTCGCCGCCGTGCTGGCGGGACCGTCAGCCGCGCCGGAACTCGCTGCGCAGCAGGGGACGACCGGCGGCAACTGGCTCTACTACGGAGGTGATGCGGGGAGCACCAAGTACGCTCCTCTCGACCAGATCACCGCCGACAACGTCGCCGACCTGGAGGTCGCGTGGCGCTGGGAGTCGCGCAACTTCGGCGACCGGCCCGAGTTCAACTACCGGGTGACCCCCCTCGCCGTGGACGGCACCCTGTACGTCACGGCGGGCTACCGGCGGGCGGTCGTGGCCATCGACGGGGCCACCGGCGAGACCCTGTGGATGTACCGCATGGACGAGGGGGTGCGCGCCGAGACCGCTCCGCGCGCCAACTCCGGACGCGGGGTCGCCTACTGGACGGACGGCCAGGCGGAGCGCGTCCTGGTGATCACCCCGGCCTACCACATGGTCTCGCTGGACGCGAAGACCGGGCGGCCCGATCCGGCCTTCGGCCAGGAGGGGGTCGTCGACCTGCGCGCGGAGTTCGGCCCCCGCGAGGTCGACATCGACAACGACCCGCTGGGCTCGAGCTCCCCGCCGGTGATCGTGGGCGACGTGGCGGTGGTGGGGACCGCGCTGCCCTCGGGAAGCTCGCCCCCGAAGCCCGACATGCCGCCCGGTCACGTGCGCGGCTACGACGTGCGCACCGGCGAACGGCTGTGGATCTTCCACACCATCCCGCAGGAGGGCGAGTTCGGCAACGACACCTGGCTGGAAGGGTCCTGGCGCTACACCGGCAACGCGGCCGTCTGGACGCCGTTTTCGGCGGATCTGGAACGCGGCTACGTATACCTGCCCATCGAAGCCCCGACGGGCGACTACTACGGCGGCCACCACCCTGGCGACAATCTCTTCTCGCAGAGCCTGGTGTGCCTGGACGCGCGCACCGGCGAGCGCGTGTGGCACTTCCAGATGGTCCATCACGGCATCTGGGACTACGATCCGCCCGCGCCCCCGATCCTGCTCGACATCAACGTGGACGGGCGCACCATCCCGGCGGTGGCGCAGGTCACCAAGCAGGCGTTCACCTACGTCTTCGACCGCTACACCGGCGAGCCGGTGTGGCCCATCGAGGAGCGGCCGGTGGCGCCCAGCGAGGTGCCTGGCGAGTGGACCGCGCCCACCCAGCCGTTCCCCACCCGCCCCGCCCCCTTCGACCGCCAGGGCGTGTCGGTGGACGACCTCATCGACTTCACCCCGGAGCTGCGCGCGGAGGCGCTGGACATGGTCTCCCGGCTGGTGATCGGGCCGCTCTACACGCCACCCTCCGTCATCGATCTGGACGATCCCAACGGCACCCTGGGCACGCTGGTGCTGCCCGGGTCGCTGGGCGGCGCCAACTGGCCGGGCGGCTCGGTCGACGCGGAGACGGGCATCCTGTACGTCACCTCGGTCACGTCGCCGTCCGTGCACGGGCTTATCAACGACCCGGAGATCTCCAGCATGGACTACATCTCCGGGCGCGCCTTCCGCCGGGTGCGGGGAGGCGGCCCGCAGGGACTGCCGCTCATCAAGCCGCCGTGGGGACGGATCACCGCCATCGACCTGAACACCGGCGACCACGTCTGGATGAGGCCCAACGGAGACACCCCCGACTACGTGCTCGAGCACCCCGCCACGGCCGGGGTCGACATCCCGCCCACGGGCAAGCCCGACCGCGGCGGCACCATGGTGACCCGGACCCTGCTCTTCGCCGGGGAAGGGGGCGGCATGTTCGCGGCCTTCGGGTCGGGCGGCAACAAGCTGCGCGCCCACGACAAGGCGACCGGCGAGATCGTGCACGAGTTCGAGTTGCCCGCGAACCAGACCGGCATCCCGATGACCTACCTGGCCGATGGCCGCCAGTTCATCGTGGTGGCGGTGGGCGACCGCGGCCATGCGGCCGAGCTTGTGGCGCTCGCGCTCCCGCAATAG
- a CDS encoding STAS domain-containing protein codes for MDLKVSWERMNGVLIASPAGRVDSVNSAAFREALVSEVPADERALLLDLRGLSYMSSAGLSVLLVLAKRFRGSGKAMGMCGLPAAIAAVVTLSGFDKIIPVYDTRDAALEAMSLPEDADSVHQPAEAPLAASDEETDSNRKRSGPRRWSFKMHSN; via the coding sequence ATGGACCTGAAGGTCAGTTGGGAAAGGATGAATGGCGTGCTGATCGCCTCGCCCGCGGGTCGTGTCGACAGCGTGAACAGCGCGGCATTCCGGGAAGCGCTGGTGTCGGAGGTGCCGGCGGACGAGAGAGCCCTCCTCCTCGACCTGCGCGGTCTTTCCTACATGAGCAGCGCCGGCCTGAGCGTCCTGCTGGTGCTGGCCAAGAGATTCCGCGGATCCGGCAAGGCGATGGGGATGTGCGGGCTTCCGGCGGCGATTGCCGCGGTCGTCACGCTCAGCGGCTTCGACAAGATCATCCCCGTGTACGACACGCGTGACGCGGCACTCGAGGCGATGTCCCTCCCTGAGGATGCCGATTCGGTGCACCAGCCTGCCGAGGCGCCGTTGGCCGCTTCGGACGAGGAGACCGACTCGAACCGGAAGCGATCCGGTCCGCGGCGGTGGAGTTTCAAGATGCACTCGAACTGA
- the cysD gene encoding sulfate adenylyltransferase subunit CysD, translating into MSGKRESSGRTDRSGAHWLSALESEAIEIIREGAATAARPVMLYSMGKDSSVLLHLARKAFWPARPPLPLLHIDTTWQFREMIAFRDRMVAETGVELRVHVNRAGLKAGADPFTDGSERYADVMITEALRQALDAGKYDIIFVGGRRDEEKSRAKERVFSFRNAAHQWDPRAQRPELWSLYNTRVQQGESLRVSPLSNWTEADVWRYIAAEGIPVVPLYFAKKRPVVEREGQWIMVDDERMPLEPGQEPRLLPVRFRTLGCYPLTTAVESGADTLEAILAETLATHDSERRGRLVDHDGDASMERKKRQGYF; encoded by the coding sequence ATGAGCGGGAAGCGGGAGAGCAGCGGCCGCACCGACCGTTCGGGTGCCCACTGGCTCTCGGCGCTCGAATCCGAGGCCATCGAGATCATCCGCGAGGGAGCCGCGACGGCGGCCCGACCCGTCATGCTGTATTCGATGGGCAAGGACTCGTCGGTGTTGCTCCATCTCGCCCGCAAGGCGTTCTGGCCCGCGCGCCCCCCGCTTCCCCTGCTGCACATCGACACCACCTGGCAGTTCCGGGAGATGATCGCCTTCCGCGACCGCATGGTCGCCGAGACGGGCGTCGAGCTGCGGGTTCACGTGAACCGGGCGGGCCTGAAGGCCGGCGCAGACCCCTTCACCGACGGATCGGAACGCTATGCCGACGTGATGATCACCGAAGCGCTGCGACAGGCGCTGGACGCGGGGAAGTACGACATCATCTTCGTGGGTGGGCGGCGGGACGAGGAGAAATCGCGGGCGAAGGAGCGGGTGTTTTCCTTCCGCAACGCGGCCCATCAGTGGGATCCCAGGGCCCAGCGCCCCGAACTCTGGAGCCTGTACAACACGCGTGTCCAACAGGGTGAATCGCTCCGGGTTTCGCCCCTCTCCAACTGGACCGAGGCCGATGTCTGGCGCTACATCGCGGCGGAAGGGATCCCGGTGGTTCCGCTGTACTTCGCGAAGAAGCGCCCGGTCGTCGAACGTGAAGGCCAGTGGATCATGGTCGACGACGAACGCATGCCTCTGGAGCCCGGCCAGGAGCCGCGGCTGCTTCCAGTCCGCTTCCGCACCCTGGGATGCTACCCGCTCACGACCGCCGTCGAGAGCGGCGCCGACACCCTGGAGGCGATCCTCGCCGAGACGCTGGCGACCCACGATTCCGAACGCCGGGGACGCCTGGTGGACCATGACGGGGACGCCTCCATGGAACGCAAGAAGCGGCAGGGCTACTTCTGA
- the cysC gene encoding adenylyl-sulfate kinase, producing the protein MASGPAPARPPLRFVLCGAVDDGKSTLLGRLLWDCRQVFADQMRKVEEDSRRWGTRGDQADLALLVDGLRDEREQGITIDVAYRSFETARRRFIVADAPGHEQYTRNMATGASNAELAVVVADARKGILPQTARHTRIAAMFGIRHVVLAVNKMDLVLWDRSIFQAIADEYRSLARDSGVESLRIMPVSSLTGENLTRRRDSAEWYAGPTLLEHLETVDVESSIERESFRMPVQYVNRPSPDFRGYSGRITAGRVAVGDRVRISPSGAETVVESIVVWQGARERAERGDSVTLTLANEVDVTRGDVIAEAFNPPGVTDQFQANLIWMSDRPLVVGRSYLLKIHSREVTATVTRIKYRLDVSRGSRLAGATLNLNDLGTVNIATNRPIPYAPFDRYPGLGSFILIDLATNETAGAGTVNFALRRASNIRWQDFHVTREARQELKLQRARCLWLTGLPASGKSTIADLLEKRLHAEGHHTYLLDGDNVRHGLNRDLGFTEADRVENIRRVAEVARLMVDAGLIVIVSFISPFRSERAFARGLFAPGDFNEIFVDASIEVCAARDPKGLYVRAMRGEITNFTGIDSPYEQPENPDLHLDTEELGPEECAELILRRLV; encoded by the coding sequence ATGGCATCCGGTCCGGCGCCGGCGCGACCGCCCCTGCGCTTCGTCCTGTGCGGCGCCGTGGACGACGGCAAGAGCACCCTTCTCGGCCGGCTGCTCTGGGACTGCCGGCAGGTCTTTGCCGATCAGATGCGCAAGGTGGAGGAGGATTCCCGGCGCTGGGGAACCCGGGGCGACCAGGCGGATCTGGCGCTCCTGGTCGACGGTCTGCGCGACGAGCGCGAGCAGGGCATCACCATCGACGTCGCCTACCGGAGCTTCGAGACGGCCCGGCGCCGTTTCATCGTCGCCGACGCGCCCGGACACGAACAGTACACCCGCAACATGGCGACCGGCGCCTCGAACGCCGAACTGGCGGTCGTTGTGGCCGACGCCCGCAAGGGGATCCTGCCCCAGACCGCCCGGCACACCCGCATCGCCGCCATGTTCGGGATCCGGCACGTGGTCCTTGCGGTCAACAAGATGGATCTGGTGCTCTGGGACCGGAGCATCTTCCAGGCGATCGCCGACGAGTACCGGTCGCTGGCGCGGGATTCGGGTGTCGAGAGCCTGCGGATCATGCCCGTATCTTCGCTTACGGGAGAGAATCTCACGCGCCGCCGCGATTCGGCCGAGTGGTATGCCGGCCCGACGCTGCTCGAGCACCTGGAGACGGTCGATGTCGAATCGTCCATCGAAAGGGAGTCCTTCCGGATGCCCGTCCAGTACGTCAACCGGCCCAGCCCCGATTTTCGCGGCTACAGCGGCCGGATCACGGCCGGCAGGGTCGCCGTGGGGGACCGTGTGCGCATATCCCCGTCGGGAGCGGAGACCGTCGTGGAGTCGATCGTGGTTTGGCAGGGGGCCCGGGAGCGGGCCGAACGGGGCGACTCGGTGACGCTGACCCTCGCCAACGAGGTGGATGTGACGCGCGGAGACGTGATCGCGGAAGCCTTCAATCCGCCGGGTGTGACGGACCAGTTCCAGGCCAACCTGATCTGGATGAGCGACCGCCCTCTGGTGGTCGGCCGCTCCTACCTGCTGAAGATCCATTCGCGGGAGGTGACCGCGACCGTCACCCGCATCAAGTACCGGCTGGACGTCTCGCGGGGAAGCAGGCTGGCAGGCGCCACGCTGAACCTCAACGACCTCGGCACGGTCAACATCGCGACCAACCGGCCGATTCCCTACGCGCCCTTCGACCGATACCCCGGGCTGGGCAGCTTCATCCTGATCGATCTGGCCACCAACGAGACCGCAGGCGCCGGCACCGTCAACTTTGCGCTCAGGCGCGCGTCCAACATCCGCTGGCAGGACTTCCACGTCACCCGGGAGGCCCGCCAGGAACTCAAGCTGCAGCGGGCCCGGTGTCTGTGGCTCACGGGACTCCCGGCGTCGGGCAAGTCCACGATCGCCGACCTGCTCGAGAAGCGCCTTCACGCGGAGGGCCACCACACCTACCTCCTGGACGGCGACAACGTCCGCCACGGACTCAACCGGGACCTCGGCTTCACCGAGGCCGACCGGGTGGAGAACATCCGCAGGGTGGCCGAGGTGGCTCGACTGATGGTCGATGCGGGGCTGATCGTCATCGTGTCCTTCATCAGCCCCTTCCGGTCGGAACGGGCTTTCGCCCGCGGTCTGTTCGCACCCGGTGACTTCAACGAGATCTTCGTCGACGCGTCCATCGAAGTGTGCGCGGCGCGCGACCCGAAGGGACTGTATGTCAGGGCGATGAGGGGCGAGATCACGAACTTCACCGGCATCGACAGCCCCTATGAGCAGCCCGAGAACCCGGACCTGCACCTCGACACCGAGGAGCTGGGGCCCGAGGAGTGCGCGGAGTTGATTCTGCGGCGGCTGGTCTGA
- the speB gene encoding agmatinase: MGGATLLRAPLATTLEGLDIALVGVPTDHGVTFQPGARHGPREIRNRSNVVRRINVLTGVDPFSLCRIADVGDVRFDSIYHLDDVVGQIEALFTRLRAAGPVPLSAGGDHSVTYPILKALGAGRPLGMVQIDAHLDTWDAIGGSKYHHGAPFRRAVEAGVLDPERSIQIGIRGYQNFLDGFEFSMEHGMRVVKIDEFRRLGVEGVVEEARRVVGDGPTYITFDVDGIDPAFTPGTGTPEIGGLTTREAVALLHGLRGLNLVGADVVEVAPPLDPSGGTALVGASLMYEILCLLAESLASRR; the protein is encoded by the coding sequence ATGGGCGGGGCCACGCTCCTGCGCGCGCCGCTCGCCACGACCCTCGAGGGCCTCGACATCGCGCTCGTCGGGGTGCCGACCGACCACGGCGTGACCTTCCAGCCGGGTGCGCGCCACGGGCCGCGCGAGATTCGCAACAGGTCCAACGTGGTGCGCAGGATCAACGTGCTGACGGGGGTCGATCCCTTTTCGCTGTGCCGGATCGCCGACGTGGGGGATGTGCGATTCGACAGCATCTACCATCTCGACGACGTGGTCGGGCAGATCGAAGCCCTCTTCACCCGCCTCCGCGCGGCCGGCCCGGTGCCGCTGAGCGCCGGCGGAGACCATTCCGTCACCTATCCCATCTTGAAGGCGCTGGGGGCCGGCCGGCCGCTCGGCATGGTGCAGATCGACGCGCATCTCGACACCTGGGACGCGATCGGCGGTTCGAAATACCACCACGGCGCTCCCTTCCGCCGCGCCGTGGAGGCGGGGGTGCTCGATCCCGAGCGCTCGATCCAGATCGGCATCCGCGGCTACCAGAACTTCCTGGACGGGTTCGAGTTCTCGATGGAACACGGCATGCGCGTCGTCAAGATCGACGAGTTCCGGCGGCTGGGGGTGGAGGGAGTGGTGGAGGAGGCCCGCCGGGTGGTGGGCGACGGCCCGACCTACATCACCTTCGACGTGGACGGGATCGATCCCGCCTTCACGCCGGGCACGGGAACGCCCGAGATCGGCGGGCTAACCACGCGCGAGGCGGTCGCGCTTCTGCACGGCCTGCGCGGCCTCAACCTCGTGGGGGCCGACGTGGTGGAGGTCGCCCCGCCCCTCGATCCCAGCGGGGGCACGGCGCTGGTCGGCGCCTCGCTGATGTACGAGATCCTGTGCCTGCTCGCGGAGTCTCTGGCTTCCCGCCGATAG
- a CDS encoding histidinol-phosphate transaminase — MHSRNSVTRRRFMGGAAAALGYAGLRPTGLLGWDSRPRPLSLTPQEYDYDSFAKLSSNENPYGPSERMMEAMNGAWKYANRYGYPDGDIQQKIAEHHGVESENILLGAGSGETLRVVAHTYLGHKKKVIGVRPTYLSVFGVATGIDADAIMLPLLDDYSQDIPAMIDATLKNYRDVGLFYLCNPNNPTGMAVPADDVRRVLDEIPEDIPVLIDEAYHHFVEDPSYETAVPYVNEGRKVIVARTFSKIYGMAGLRLGYGIAPADMISDMRTYTTGSVNALVRWGGVAALEDLENERFVRETTLRLRKQTTEELQALGYEVLPSETNFFMVNTGRPAAEVRAAFRERGVLVGRDFPPMLDYLRVSVGTEEEMARFMTAWKEIMPPRTATTTTSG, encoded by the coding sequence ATGCACTCGAGGAATTCCGTTACTCGCCGCCGCTTCATGGGAGGAGCGGCAGCGGCGCTGGGGTACGCCGGGCTCAGGCCCACCGGACTGTTGGGGTGGGATTCGCGCCCGCGCCCGCTCAGCCTCACCCCGCAGGAGTACGACTACGATTCCTTCGCCAAGCTCTCCTCCAACGAGAATCCGTACGGCCCGTCCGAGCGGATGATGGAGGCGATGAACGGCGCGTGGAAGTACGCGAACCGGTACGGCTATCCCGACGGCGACATCCAGCAGAAGATCGCCGAGCACCACGGCGTGGAATCGGAGAACATCCTGCTGGGCGCGGGCTCGGGCGAGACCCTCCGGGTGGTGGCGCACACCTACCTCGGGCACAAGAAGAAAGTCATCGGCGTGCGGCCGACCTACCTGAGCGTCTTCGGCGTCGCTACCGGGATCGACGCGGACGCCATCATGCTGCCGCTGCTCGACGACTACTCGCAGGACATCCCGGCGATGATCGACGCCACCCTCAAGAACTACCGCGATGTCGGGCTCTTCTATCTGTGCAACCCCAACAACCCGACCGGCATGGCGGTCCCGGCCGACGACGTCCGGCGGGTGCTGGACGAAATCCCCGAGGACATCCCGGTCCTCATCGACGAGGCCTACCATCACTTCGTCGAGGATCCCTCCTACGAGACGGCGGTGCCCTACGTGAACGAAGGGCGCAAGGTCATCGTCGCGCGCACCTTCTCCAAGATCTACGGCATGGCCGGGCTGCGCCTCGGCTACGGCATCGCGCCCGCCGACATGATCAGCGACATGCGCACCTACACCACCGGCAGCGTGAACGCGCTGGTGAGGTGGGGCGGGGTCGCCGCGCTCGAGGACCTGGAGAACGAGCGCTTCGTGCGCGAGACGACGCTCCGCCTGCGCAAGCAGACCACCGAGGAGCTGCAGGCCCTGGGCTACGAGGTGCTCCCCTCCGAGACCAACTTCTTCATGGTGAACACCGGACGTCCGGCCGCCGAAGTCCGGGCCGCGTTCCGGGAGAGGGGCGTGCTCGTGGGCCGCGACTTCCCGCCCATGCTCGACTACCTGCGGGTATCGGTCGGCACCGAGGAGGAGATGGCGCGCTTCATGACGGCGTGGAAGGAGATCATGCCGCCCAGAACCGCCACCACGACGACCTCCGGCTGA